The sequence tattaccggccgcgcaatgcaaaacacaaaatttcggcaaatcgcgcgatcgttctgccgtccaaaacaagagccaacacgcactgaactaattaactttattaccggccgcgcaatgcaaaacacaaaatttcggcaaatcgcgcgatcgttctgccgtccgaaacaagagccaacacgcactgaactaagaggaaaccgaagacgtcaagggccgaaaagaaggcccaggcgaatgacagtagcaagaagtctagggtaggcgccaatcgctccaggggcgatgccctagtcatcacggcggacgaggctaagtactcggatgttttgaaggcgatgaggagtgacgtcaagctcggtgaactcggcgccgacgtacgtcgaataagacgtacccggatgggcgagatgatactcgagctgaagcggggcgtctcgcaaagggcgccgcctacaagaagttggcggaggaggtcctaggcgagacggtcaaggtgagggcactcacgacggaggtgaatctctgggtggtgcggatggaatcgatttggttgtcaagctgaagccaaactttgctattgtgccggagccaaacattgaagattgtggttatgttcgttccAGAtgctatattgagaagtattgttattttttgaaaaaaaaaacttagattGAGTTTtgtctttgtaacaaatattttcacattatatttcgagttgaaaattagtaggaatgcaattaaaaagcacttgtaacgaaatttcacgagattcaacagctgattggagcaggaatgtatgtaaaccatcgtaaagtcatgtagagtctcgcgcatttgtgcgccttcatgcagcatggaaaaagaaattcgaagagcgggaagtgtttgacagccaagtaactgcaaaataattttgcttatgggattgatttcaaaatatccctcttctcgcttgagagcagaaaagcggctctatccgcagcacccaggtgaatctaagggttaatgacctggacgagatcactgaagtcgaagagctcgtcacggcactgcggcgacagtgtgaagtggagacgcccaccgcagccgttcggctacggaaaggtccggcagggacgcaggtagcattggttcggctctctgcagcggacgcctccaaggtagtcaagttagggagcgtcaaggtgagatggtcggtatgccctgtgcgcatatacgagtaacccgaagtttgcttcaagtgcctggaaccggggcacaagcaatgggactgcaaaggccctgacagaagcaatctcttccggcgctgcggattggagggacataaggcacaatgctgcacgaaccctcccaattgtttgatttgttccagcaaagctgtgaaaagcaagcacccatgggggtttgatgtgcccggcgtttaagcgtgctgcaaaatcaaagtgcaggtaaagcagctggcttgctcggcttcgcctgagtgtttggtgtgcgcaggtctagaggaaacggcggaacacatgttgttcgtgtgctcacgttttcgcgcaatgcgtgaccacatgcttgccacatgtggtctggacactaccccggacaacctagttcggaggatgtgtaaagacgaagttggctggaacgccgttttatcggctatcgcccaaatcgtctcggagctacacagaaggtggcgcgtggactcgaggaatggctagttcaggcgcaaataagaggtggtccaagggatcggagtcggcttcatgggtcataccggtggtcatgctctgtggtcgaactcgatccttttatcgaacaagtggccgcgcgaagaacaacatggtatcgtcgctttcgcggcgtcggtcaaccgggcgggttccgagcccgaggacggaaaggggtcctcgtcaaggctggggcaggcgtaggcctcgcgtcggcaagtccctctgtgtgctggcgaataggccctatcgcagaaaggtcaatttggggtgcacgtggcatcatcattcttgataccagtcgtgcagagggaagcaggcgcgaagtcgaccctgcccaccttccgaggacatagggcgtggtaaggccacctggaaagccggcaatgcgctggcacgataccatggtgttcttctaaaaaagcgagttacgatgttcgatgctgcaaggacacgcagctaacctcgagggtgcgtcatgcactggcccccctttgaagcattactttctggttgtaccgaagggacgatgggcttggcggcaatggaaacggtttagctggtcggggatgcagtcctgcctccctcattggaggtggcccgtaactcagcacttcctggtcaacccaggatgtctgttgagcagattccccctccattgtttaggaagaaaaaaaaaaaaaaaaaaaaacaccacacTCGCGAAGTCCAGTTTAGTCCTAACGAGGCCGGTATATATTGTTAGGATTGCGTGAGGATCGGTAACCGAAACCGTCGGATAAGCGCAAAAAGTTGCAGTGACTCTTTAATGACTCCATTGATATGGTCGTTGAATGTCAGTGACTGATCCATTATTACGCCCAAATCCCGAACGTTATCTACTCGTTGAAGAATTGCATGTCCCAAACTGTACGTAAATGATATCGGCTGAACTCTCCTGGTGTAAGTAATCACCGAGCATTTGCTTGGATTAACGCTTAGTCCATTTTCGCTTACAAATCTTTCGAAGTTGCGAAGATCCTTTTGCAGCAAAATGCAGTCATTAAGGACTTTCACTGGCATGAACAGTTTTACGTCGTCAGCATAGATAAGCACTATCGCGTTAGTCATGAAAGAAGGCAACTGATCCATGACCATGACAAAAAGTAGTGGGCCCAAATGACTACCCTGCGGTACTCCTGAATTAACTTCGAAGGAAGCCGatgaattgttgaaaactttcacatACTGAATTCTGCTCAACAGATATGTTTTAATCCATTCGAACAGCATTCCTCTGATACCAAAGTCTCCTACTGCGCGCATTATGCTATCCACCCCAACAACATCGAATGCCTTGCTCATATCCGTATAGACACAATCAACTTGATAGCCTTTAGACATATAGTCTGTAACCATGGAGCTGAACTCACATAGGTTCGTCACAACAGACTTACCTTTCAGGAAACCATGTTGTGATGTCGAGACCTGTTCGATGATGCGCTCATAGAGATGTGAGTAAACTAGTCGTTCAAATAATTTCGGCATTGCGGATTGGATTGCTACACCACGGTAGTTTTCAGCATTAGAGCGGGATCCTTTCTTGTGGATTGGAGTGACGTGCGAAATTTTCCATAGTTGCGGAAAGTAGCCAGATGACAGCGATGAATTGAAGAGAAAAGACAATGGTCCTGCAAGTTCATCCTTAAAATCCTTTAGGAGCTTAGCTGGGATTCTGTCGGGCCCCGCCGACTTGCTTGCGTCTAGCTTCATCAGTCCTTGCTCTACTTCATCTCGTGACAAATTCATAGAGTCCGTGGCGGCAACGTCTGGAGAATTGATTTCATTTACGGGTGCACTTCGGTAAACACTCTTGAAGTAGTCAGCGAAAAGTTCTGCAGTGTCCTGGCCATTGATGGAAGATTTGTTTCCATACTTCTTCTCCTCCGGAATGCCGACATTCTTCCGTCTGCTGTTTACTAATTTCCAGAAAGATTTAGGATTttctttaatttcattttgagcCCGTGCGATGTACACCTGATACGCTACTCGGTGCAATACTTTGAAAGTTGCTAGAAACTGCTTGTAGGAGGCCATATTCTCCGGAGTAGGGTTTCTCCGCTTTTTCTTCCATGCTTTCCGTTTATCCTTGAGAACTTGTATAAGAGTCGGAGAGAACCATTCTGAGTACGAGTTCTTCCGAATCGGGCAATCTTTTGATAATGGAGCAAACCGTGTGAAAATACTAAACAGCGTAAAATAGAACGATACAACATTGTAGTCTATGCTATTCATCACAAGATGATGAACCCTCTCCTCCCCATCACAAAACTTGACCACATCCCCCCCTCAAACCTTGTACGTAATTTTTGAGCGACCCCTTACACAACACTAATCAATCTCTACACAAATTTTCTCAGGGACAGTTCGCAATGACACGATTCTTTATTACTAAATTAAGGGACATATTCATCATTTATCAGAGTGACGGGTCGACATGTCGTTGACGTTTCTCTTGCGCGActgtaataaataaatttaatggtCGAAGCATAGCGGCAACCGCGAAACGATTTGGCGAAataattggattttgttttgttaagCTTATTAGCAAAGTACCTAGTGAAAATATTGGTTGAATAATGGTAATTAATTACACATTTGCTTGATATTTCAAATAACATGCAACTATTTTCAGCTGTTCTACTCGTTCTTCAAATCGCTAGTCGGAAAAGATGTGGTGGTTGAGCTGAAAAACGATCTCAGGTAAACAAATGTGAACAGGGCTGGTACGTGCTGGTATATAAGACCAAGTAAGCGACTTTATGATTAAATtgaaaacttgcaataattgtTTCTTGTCAACGCTGGACTTATATATCATTATTACCGGATGCAGGACTACAAAACAAGAAGCAGTAAAATTATAAAAGCTGATTTTTGAACAGAAGACTGATGAATCTGTGAGTGAATGATCTTGTTCAACGTAATTTATCGACTCGTTGAACGCCACCAACGTGCAATTTGCGCTCAAGCGAAAAAAACTTGTTAAATGCactttaaaattaaaacttagATTACCGATTGAAAATTAAATGTCAACGGAAATGagctatttattttgttttcaaaaatagTATCTTGAATAGTTTATGCTATTTCGCTATTTGTAATCTATGCTCTATGTTGTAATAGGGCGAATTTCGCCTAAAAAGCATCTTTTCGTCCACTTTcccttttttttctcgtttaaCCAGAAGTTTCacagctttaaaaaaaaacacctgaattttctttgattttttgtgaacttTTTTGTGTGGTTATCAAAcccatgtaaaaaaaaacctaggtGTATTGTGCTGAAGTGGCGAAGTGCAAACCTCACCTTTGCTCGTCGCTTTTAGTtgaaagaggggaagtcgatgaAGAGAATTCTTTCTTGTGACATTTGCCCTTATTCCAGCTAGAGattgaattgttaaattatTATTGCAATCATAATCATATTAAATGAACCATCAATATTTCGGTTCTGATTAGTTTACTTCCGGTCGATTAACGTCCACACTCCCAAAAAGCAACAATATTATTTTCAACAACTTCAATCCATTTTTAgcccaatttatttattttcggtTTATTCCTTCCAATACCTTGTGCTGTCCATACGGTACTGATACTTGTAGTGATCATAAATTTAGCCtttcgtgtatttttttttgtatttttcagcATTTGTGGTACACTTCATTCTGTTGATCAATATCTAAACATTAAATTGACCGATATCAGTGTTACCGATCCAGAGAAATATCCACACATGCTATCTGTCAAAAACTGTTTCATCCGAGGAtcggtcgtgcgatatgtgcagCTTCCAGGAGATGAAGTCGATACACAACTATTGCAGGATGCTGCTCGCAAGGAAGCTGTTACAAGCGTCcgataaaattaattaaaaatctgATATAATGATAATACTATAAAACCAATTCTCCcatatttgttttttgttttatttgcccTTATGCGGCAGGACACGTGTAAGGCTTGATACTCACGCAGAGCTTTTTAAATACACGCAACAACGTTGCGTTAatggtagcctcacacctcgggaagattttccgccggatttggCGCCCCGTGTGATTTAAATAGGGccgggatttttattttccgtgcccaaattccgaaaaaatcaataatctaaaaatacatgggaaaaaatccgcggaccgaATTCcagaggtgtgaggctacctttaccgTGCCGTTAAAAAGACAATACGTGGACATCGAGGCTTAGGCAACGAGGCATCAGCGCACTcatgaatgaatcgcctgctttgagcgtgcttacagcggcacactagg comes from Armigeres subalbatus isolate Guangzhou_Male chromosome 2, GZ_Asu_2, whole genome shotgun sequence and encodes:
- the LOC134215782 gene encoding U6 snRNA-associated Sm-like protein LSm2 produces the protein MLFYSFFKSLVGKDVVVELKNDLSICGTLHSVDQYLNIKLTDISVTDPEKYPHMLSVKNCFIRGSVVRYVQLPGDEVDTQLLQDAARKEAVTSVR